The Calditrichota bacterium DNA segment ACATCACGGGTTCCAGCGGGATGAAAAAACAGGAGCTCATTTTCAAAATTCTTGAAGAACAAACAAAACAGGAAGGCCTGATTTTCGCGGAAGGCGTGCTGGAAATTTTACCCGACGGGTACGGATTCTTGCGTTCGCCGGATTACAATTATTTGCCGGGGCCTGACGATATTTACGTTTCTCCTTCACAGATCAAACGCTTCGGAATGAAAACAGGCGATACTGTTTCCGGACAAATCCGACCACCCAAAGAAAATGAAAGATTCTTTGCCCTGTTGAAGGTCGAGGCAATAAACTATGAAAATCCGGAAGAAGCGAAAAGCAAAATACTTTTTGACAACCTGACGCCGCTCTATCCTAACGAGCGTTTTAATCTTGAGTTTTCAGCTACAAATTTTTCGACTCGCATCATGAATTTATTAACGCCCATCGGAAAAGGCCAGCGCGGGCTCATTGTCGCCCAACCAAAAACCGGCAAAACCATGCTTTTACAAGCCATCGCGAACGCTATTACAACAAATCATCCGGAAGTCAAATTGATCGTGCTGCTGATTGACGAGAGACCGGAAGAAGTGACTGACATGGAGCGGTCAGTGGAAGCCGAAGTTGTCAGTTCTACTTTTGATGAACCTGCCGAGCGGCATGTGCAAGTTTCGGAAATGGTGCTCGACAAAGCCAAACGATTAATTGAGTACCAGCAGGATGTCGTGATTTTATTGGACAGCATCACTCGTTTGGCGCGCGCTTACAACGCCGTGGTTCCGCACAGCGGCAAAATTCTCTCCGGCGGTGTGGACGCCAACGCGTTGCACAAGCCGAAAAGATTTTTCGGCGCGGCGCGGAACATTGAAGAAGGCGGTAGCCTGACGATTATTGCGACGGCGTTGATTGATACCGGCAGTCGCATGGACGAAGTTATTTTTGAAGAATTTAAGGGAACAGGCAATATGGAATTAGTACTCGATCGCAATTTGGCAGACAGACGCATTTTTCCCGCAATTGACATCAACAAATCCGGCACGAGAAAAGAAGAATTGCTATTAACGCCGAAAGAATTGAATCGCGTCTGGATTTTGCGCAAGTTGTTGAGCGAATTTAATCCCATGGAAGCTATCGAATTTATCATCGAACGAATGCGCGCGACCAAATCCAATAAAAAGTTTTTGGAACTTATGAACTCGTAATTTCGTTTTTTTTCTTGCATTACAGGGAAAATATTCTTATATTTGGTGCTGTTAATTGCGCCAAAGACAATAACATGAGATTTAACTAAAATAAATTGTGTGAGGAGGTTGATTCTTTTGAAACCGAAAATTCATCCGGAATACAAAGTGGGGACGGTGACTTGCGCCTGTGGCAATTCATTCCAGGTTCGTTCCACCAAAGGGGACATGCATTTGGAAATTTGCTCTAGTTGTCATCCGTTTTTTACCGGCAAACAGAAATTAGTTGACTCTGCCGGACGCGTAGAAAAATTTATGAGAAAGTATGGATTGAATAAAGAAGCTGACAAAAATCCCCAGAACTCATAGTTATCTCAGCTTTGAAATAGGCGGAATACGATCTGATCTTGTTTTTTGGATCAGCTATTCCGTTTTTTTATTTCCAAATGAAAATGGCGACTATTTAAAAAAAGGAAAAGAATTTGGCAGAAAAGAAAAAAATTAATGTTGGCGGACAGGCGGTGATCGAAGGCGTCATGATGCGTTCGCCAGAGCGGGTCGCTGTGGCAGTCCGGCGTCAGGATGGAAAAATCATCCTGAAAAGTGATCCCTACGA contains these protein-coding regions:
- a CDS encoding transcription termination factor Rho; this translates as MDIAELKALKISELTKVAQDLNITGSSGMKKQELIFKILEEQTKQEGLIFAEGVLEILPDGYGFLRSPDYNYLPGPDDIYVSPSQIKRFGMKTGDTVSGQIRPPKENERFFALLKVEAINYENPEEAKSKILFDNLTPLYPNERFNLEFSATNFSTRIMNLLTPIGKGQRGLIVAQPKTGKTMLLQAIANAITTNHPEVKLIVLLIDERPEEVTDMERSVEAEVVSSTFDEPAERHVQVSEMVLDKAKRLIEYQQDVVILLDSITRLARAYNAVVPHSGKILSGGVDANALHKPKRFFGAARNIEEGGSLTIIATALIDTGSRMDEVIFEEFKGTGNMELVLDRNLADRRIFPAIDINKSGTRKEELLLTPKELNRVWILRKLLSEFNPMEAIEFIIERMRATKSNKKFLELMNS
- the rpmE gene encoding 50S ribosomal protein L31; protein product: MKPKIHPEYKVGTVTCACGNSFQVRSTKGDMHLEICSSCHPFFTGKQKLVDSAGRVEKFMRKYGLNKEADKNPQNS